In Gossypium raimondii isolate GPD5lz chromosome 12, ASM2569854v1, whole genome shotgun sequence, a single window of DNA contains:
- the LOC128035546 gene encoding uncharacterized protein LOC128035546, which yields MAASGVAAPTRTEVLQLYRSLLRVARQFCDYNIREYSKRRTIAAFRDNKNLTDPSQLSAAFSDGNAQLEVAKRQALVYSLYAPKVKSIMDIKPS from the coding sequence ATGGCAGCGTCGGGAGTAGCAGCACCGACGAGAACGGAGGTTTTACAGCTTTACCGATCGCTTCTGCGAGTGGCGCGTCAGTTCTGCGACTACAACATAAGGGAGTACTCAAAACGGCGAACCATTGCCGCGTTTCGAGACAACAAGAACCTAACCGACCCTTCCCAGCTCTCCGCCGCTTTCTCCGACGGTAATGCTCAGCTGGAAGTCGCTAAAAGACAAGCTTTGGTTTATTCACTCTATGCTCCAAAGGTCAAAAGCATAATGGATATTAAGCCttcttag
- the LOC105764691 gene encoding SNAP25 homologous protein SNAP33 — MLGLKKSPLKTAKHNSVDPAPVAASRSNPFDSDDEFDNKQTLKPSRRTSSEPTLSPPNFGANPLDDNEGKVNSSSSYWQSSASRNKYKNDFRDSGGLENQSVQELENYALYKSEETTKTVNNCVKIAEEMREGATNTLIALHQQGEQITRTHNTAAGIDHDLSRGEKLLGSLGGMFSRTWKPKKTRQIVGPVITRDDLPKSRGGHLEQKEKLGLNTVPRRHSKSQTPPPEPADAYQKVEFEKAKQDDGLSDLSDLLGELKVMAVDMGSEIERQNKSLNGLQDDVDELNFRVRGANQRARRLLGK; from the exons ATGTTAGGTTTAAAGAAATCTCCATTGAAGACTGCTAAGCATAATTCAGTTGATCCTGCGCCTGTGGCCGCTTCTCGTTCCAACCCCTTTGATTCTGATGACGAGTTTGACAATAAGCAAACCCTTAAACCTTCAAGAAGGACTTCTTCTGAACCTACTTTGAGTCCACCGAATTTTGGGGCCAATCCTCTTGATGACAATGAGGGGAAAGTGAACTCTTCTTCTTCATATTGGCAAAGTTCAGCATCACGAAACAAGTATAAGAATGATTTCCGTGATTCCGGCGGACTTGAGAACCAATCGGTGCAAGAATTGGAGAACTATGCCCTCTACAAGTCTGAGGAGACTACTAAGACCGTCAACAATTGTGTGAAGATTGCAGAAGAAATGAGAGAAGGTGCCACCAATACTTTGATTGCCTTACATCAACAGGGTGAACAGATTACCCGGACTCATAATACGGCTGCTGGCATTGATCATGACCTTAGTCGG GGCGAGAAGCTCTTGGGAAGTCTTGGAGGCATGTTCTCTAGAACCTGGAAACCGAAGAAGACTCGGCAAATAGTTGGCCCTGTTATTACAAGAG ATGATTTGCCTAAGAGTAGAGGTGGCCACTTGGAGCAAAAGGAGAAACTGGGATTGAATACGGTTCCAAGGAGACATTCAAAATCACAAACGCCGCCCCCCGAGCCAGCGGATGCGTATCAAAAAGTCGAG TTTGAAAAGGCAAAGCAAGATGACGGCCTCTCCGATTTAAGCGATTTACTGGGAGAGTTGAAGGTTATGGCTGTCGATATGGGATCCGAAATCGAGAG GCAAAATAAGAGTCTGAATGGTCTCCAAGATGATGTGGATGAGCTAAATTTCCGTGTGAGAGGTGCAAATCAACGAGCTCGCCGATTGCTTGGGAAGTAA